A window of Gossypium hirsutum isolate 1008001.06 chromosome D13, Gossypium_hirsutum_v2.1, whole genome shotgun sequence genomic DNA:
GTTTTGTTGTCAAACACAGTTTCTGAAAATGTGTAGCGTCACATACAGGTCCATATTGGAACGCAAAAATTGATGAATGACACCTGAGGCTTTTCTAGATACAAACCCTTCATGTCTCCATATCTGAGGACTGAAACTGGTCGATTGCAAGCTTGACTCTTCGGAACTTTTTGACAGCTTTGCATTAAGATTTAAGATGAAGTGTCAACAGGTGTGTCAGATTCCGCACCCCATTCAGTCCAAGATCCATCATATACCGGAACATCAGTCTTCCCAAGTCGATGGAGGCCCTGGAAAGCATTAGCATAAAATAACTGTTTTAGTATACTATTCTATCTTTTTAACTTTTCCAAGCAGTAAGTAATCAAATGCATAGAACTTTGTTCCACACTATATTTTTTTCACCCTTCCAGAGATTTACAGGAACGTGGATAAATGTCAAGCCTAAAGATAGAGACAGAACAATTATATTTGGTGAAGGAAAGTACCAATGCCAGAATACAAGCAGTTACACCAGTGCCACAAGAAGTTAAAAAAGGGCGTTCCAATGAGATGCCTGCAGAAGAATACATTATTAGGCGTCATAATTTTGCAAGGACAATAAGAAAATGTCAAAATTAACAACAAACTGTTATATAAAGCATGAAACATAAGCCTCTTTATAAGCTTAGAAGAAAGATGATTCCTAAAGAAACAAAACATGATCATTATTCAGTATATTAGTGGCATCCTAAACACAAAAACCATACTGAAGGATTGATTTAACTATCAAGTATGTCCAAGTTCCCCCCACCAAATTAAATGTGACAAGAACTTAATGCCTAATTTTCCTATAAGAAATCAGTGAAGGTACATGGTCAAATGAGCAGTTTTGTATTGCACAATCAAGGAAACTTGCAGCCTCCTACAAATCAAGCAAATTTTTACCTCATGTGACTGAAAACCTCAATAAATACTCACCGTTATCTATCAGATTGATAAATCCCTACTCCCCTAAACTAGTGTGCATATAATAGAGTGAATCTGAAGATTTAACAAAGATGATGATAGGTGAAGTGGTATGGACTTCATATATGAAAAGCAAATATCAGATGGCTCACTACATACCTGCTGAACttggaaagaataaaaagaaaagggtgaAAGGAACAAtgacaaaaaggaaaataaatagtAATCACCCTCTTCATTAAATCGTTTCTTGAGCTCGTCAGCAGGTAGAAGAGTCTGTGAAGCATCTAACATCTGCaaagaaatgataaattgatgaattaataatctatcatagaAAAAATCCAGAAATTACATCAAACATAAGGTGTTTTTTTGGTAAAGAAAACACACAACTCAAGAGAATCGCAGTGTGTTTAACAGCATATCAAAAGCAGATACATCCTCTTGAATAAAGAATGAATGCTAATAGGTCATACTCTGATCACACTATCTAAATCTGCCACTCAACTTTGTTCTATGCACCTGACAATTTTGAATTACCAATCAACAATTTCATGCAGCACACAAAAGAAAGAGGTATGTAGAGGCCCCCTTGCATTATCTACCAACCTTCTCTCTCAGACAAATTAAAAAGGTCTAGATTAGGATTTAAGAAATTTACATATGCTTCACTTGTTCATAGCAAGcaagtaaaaaaatgaaaaattttctctCTTACCTGTGGAAAAGGAATACACTTGCTGCCAGGTACATGGCCACTTCTAATTCCTTTACGAGGTTCTGGTGCAGCACCATCAAATCTGTATGAAACGCAAACAGGAAAACACAAATTAAaggaaataacaataataacgcACAAAGCAACCTGCTGTAACAATAGAATAATAGGCTGCCAAGAATCAGCACTTTAGCCCACATAGAGATTGCTTTACTCCAAATTTGCAGCTATTTTCTATTCTCACTAAATGCATCATATTACTCAAGCAGCAAACGTTTTAGTCAAGTTTCCTACAATTATTGACCTCATCTCTTACTGAAAGCTTGCTCAACTGAACTAATGAAAATGTTTATCCTGATACCAACAGTCAGACGCAAAGGCCAGAGAGAACATCAAAAACCTCGTGATTCCAAATCAACATCAAAGATTATGGGACATGCAAATCTACTTAAGATAAGTCACAGCGATGAGAGAAACAAGCCCAAACATAAATTTGATTGCAAAACAGATCATAAGAGGAACCAAATAAAGCAAAGATGCCAATTATACGATGAAAAGGCAggtttttttatttctaagcatAGAGCCCAATCTTTTTAAGGAAATAATTGTATGAAAGTCCTCCAGGAGCACAAGTACAGGATAAGTTAAGGTTCAAGCTTCAACCATCCAAATTAACCAAAAGAAACAGAATAATAACGGAACAAATAAAAATGCTCAAGGGTAGAAGAAAATAATGTTACACTACAGCAACATGAACAGAAGAAAATCAAAGATAACATTATTGAAGCAATTGAGCAGGCTAAAGATAACCTGTCTGAAAGATGGGTGTAGCTGAAATGAAAATGTTAAGATTGATGGGGTCATGAAATGGATCATGCTGGCAACTACTACCACCAAGATAGGCAAACCAATAATATCAATTTCACTAGGATCTAGTTTAATCATAGTTCTTGCTGAGCTTAGACAGATTCCTATACCATTAAAGCTGTTCATGCATCTTACTAGTGGCAAAACAGATTTGGGTTTACTGTGGTATACATTACAAATAATCAACATTAGCCTTTACAATTTAAGCATAATATACTTCATGGACTAAAAAAAGTACAAGAACAAACCCATTCGTTATGTCATATGCACCTTACATTAATTATTGTGAAATAGCATTCATTTAGGTCCAAAATTCGGTTTTATTTAAAACTATATTCGTTGCATTTCCATGGCACTAACATGTTAAGACATGCTGGTTTATGTCCATTATCAACAACACAAGGACAAGAATTGAGGTACAAGAGCTAAAGACTAAGGGAAGCAAAAATGATTGATGCCTAGAACTGCTAAAGTTTACCATATTAAATTCTAATATTCACATGAAGATTAAGTAATCATAGTAAAAAACAATCAACCAAGTTCACCACAGTACCTGGGCTTGGATCGGGCATCTATATGTTGGTGAGTCTTTTCCTCAATGTTTCTTCTAACCTGAAAATGAAACACAAGAAAGTATTACCTAACATGTTCCAGTAATGTATCAAACAATAGGGAGTTCGAATTAACTGATGAACAGACTAACAGCAATGTCCATAAAGAGAACCTATTTTGCCGATTTCAATAATGGACAAGGTATAAGTCCCAACAGAGTACTTTCAAGTGTTTGCGTGAATTGTCTCGTATGCCGACTGTTAATTTTAACCAGGTATGCTCTAATGTTTTCACAATATTGCTCATGCAGATATGTTGGGTAAAACAAAGAGGGCAGCATACAAGATCACCAAAAATAGACACACGACATATGCCACCTTTTACATGTAAAGAAAATATTGTAGGTTGTTATACATTGCATTCCAAGGATCTTTTTTCTTCAGTGTATTTCAAAATGACACAAAGATATCAAGCCCAAGTAGATATAAGCAATACACTAGACATCTAATTAATACAGATCAATGAGTATAAAGGATTTACTGCTTTATATTTACTATAAGTTTTGAATCTAATAAGACATAAAACACACTGTTCCTCTATGCCacccataaaataattatttttacaattctTCATTCATAAAATTCAGGTTGAAGCTTTCTCCAGGTTTTTTGTTTCCATACCATAATAAATTATGGTGTGATGTCCGTGAATGTGAATAAATGTTCAGATCAGTGAATCATATCATAATAATCATGCTTCATGGATCTAGCAATGTAACAACAATATAAATCAGTTATGAAGGTTCATCGACTAAAATTTCAATCATGGATCATATCATAATAATCATGCATCATTGATCAAAGGTCAGAAGAGTATTAGTATAAATCAGGGTTGAAGGTTAATCAACCAAAATTCCAATCATTACCAGACATCATTTCAGTAGTTGAACAAAACTAAGATagcaaaaccataattttatatgaattatattagtTTAGCAGTTCAACCTGATCAAGTGTCCAAACAAGATGCGGCTGAAATTTTGTCTGAAATGTGAGTGGTCCAGCCTGCAAAACAAAGATGCATGCACCAAAAACTATTTTGAGTATAATATTGTAAACATGGGAGAGTAGAATGTTGTGTAATCTTATTTAGATAACAATGTCCAACCCAGCAACTGAAGCCTTTCATAGTATTTCCGTGCATGCTTCTTTCAGGAGGCATCATTTGAACTCAATAACAATATTTCACAACTCTTAGACAATACATATTATGGCACAGGAAATCTCCCCCCATCCAATCAATAATTCCAAGAATTGAAAATAAGGAGATATAGAGAATCAAACATCTAATTCTAAAGAATGCTTACAGTTTGTCCCTGATAGACTTTCTCTATTGCCTCACTAGCAGCACTGGCTTTCAAAATAGCATCACTAGAAGCACTAGATTCAACATCATAACCTGAAGCACGCCACCTTGGGAGGCCTCCATCTAACACCCAGACTCTGTCATGCCCAAAGATTCGGAACATCCTTTCAATTATCAAAGGAATAATATCTGTTAGATTTAGAATCAGGATAATTACGATAAAATATTTCAGTAAAGGTTGAGAAGAGATCTTATTATTAAACGTGCTACTCACCACCAGACACGTGCTGCACTAAAAATTCCCTTCCCATCATAAACAACCAGCCCATCTTTATTATGGATGCCAAGAGCAGACACAGCAGCCGCAAAACCTTCCTCGGATGGCAGCATATGTGGCAACTGATATAAGAGATTTCAACCAGAGATGTCAAATAGGAGAAGCAAACTAGTGTATATGTTATTGAAAGGCTCACTTATCTCGTACGTCTCCAATATTCATACATCATGTAACAAactaacattaaaattttattgaatcgCATTACTAAGAATACTCAAGAAATATATACAAAGTTATAAAGTTGATTCTGGAATTGCCAAAGCAACTTGATGGAGAACTCTGTTTAGGACTTTTAATTTATTAGGATTGTTAGGAATCAAGTTTCTTATTGGAATGTTTCATTTTAcaagggttttgggtttttttttctaaacactAGGATAATTTAACAGCAATTAGGGTTTTTGATATTGAATATTGAGTCTCTGTGATCTTGATATTTTCCCTCAATTGGTTCTGTCTTATTTTCGTCCTaagttcttttatttctttcccaTTTTCTCTGTTCCACCAGAATTGTTCTTACTATTTAATTTACCTTAAACTTCAGATTGTCCATTCTCCTTATTTTGCCTACATCATACCTTTTTAATGGTGTAACTAAATTGCCTAATGCAGGCCAAACACctagaaaaagaaattttattcaaatctTCCTCCAACAAGCCACAACTTGACTGAAAAATCAAGGTaccataaaagaaacaaaacctCCATTTCTACTACCTATCTCAAAGAACAATATAGACGGATCAAAAATTAGCAGTCAAAAGAAAAGAACATCATTGCTGCTAGTAAATCCCAGAAGGATAGTAGTGAGATATCAAGAGGAAAAGAAACGGTGAGGCAAAGGTTGTTATGGAATGGAGCATCATTTTCCTATACCTCAATGGTCTAGCAGCCAGAGAATCCAAGAGATCAAAAAGGGACACTAATCAATTAATAAAAGAACCTCACCTTTGTAGTTCGATCAGATATTCCATCAACATCGAAGAAAAGAGCACCAGGAATGTGAGCAACCTGCTATGGTGAAAGAAATCAAACAGAAATgcatttaaaattgaaaatatgggaattaaaagaaaaagaggaagCTGAGTAGCAGATCTCAGTTTAGATTAGATAAGAACTAGAATTTCAATATTCACAACCATTTAACTATATTGGCAGTTAACACCAAAATAGATTGTAGAAAAGACAATAATCAGCACCTGATACTCTTGAATTGGATTCCTCTGCTCATCTGGCATGTACCATGATGCATCCAATACctgagaaataataaaaatatgattgaCAATAAACAAAGAAGCATAAAGTATTTCCAGTTTTCATAATTATTTCCAAAGACAGTGTACGCTAATAAACTATTCATAGGTTCTATGCAAAGTAAAAATgcataacaaaaaataaagaacgtTTTCACAATGATAACTTATTCTCAGAAAATTTGTTAGATTCCAAAAGTTCTTTTTTCTTGGAGGGTGGGAGGGGGGAGTTTCTACAAGAAACTGTCGTAAAATGATCCCCCATCTCAGAGGGGAACTTTGTTTTTGTTAAAACCAAAATTTACCTATTACTCTTTTTTCCTGCCCGAGAAATACATATTTGAGGACAAATAACGAAACCAAAAGATGTCCATGCATGGAAACCTGGATGATGGATTTTTAGCTTTTAGGAGTTGTTGTAGTCTTAAATAATTACTGTGATTGGTAACTGAAGTTGGGATTGAAATTTGGCAGTTATTTTAACCTGAACTTAGTCACAGTTTGATAGATTATTCTTATTAAGTTTAAGACACTGATTTATAGCTGATTGTAACACTGAAACAGCGGCAGGAGAAGGATAATAAGGAGATAACCCTAGGATCAACATCTAGATTTCCCTAGGAGACACAAAATTGCAAGAGCCATactacataaattttaatttgatagtaaTCTCATAACCTTATAGAAATTGAGAGGTGATGCCCATGAACATGCTAAGTTAGTTCCGTGCAAAAccttaactataaaattaataatattgcatgtatgCCTTTCTATTCTCAGAGAATAAAGCGGAGAATACCAAAAGTGGCGAATGCATATGATGTCATATTGTCATTCATGACAACCACACTTGCAAACTAAATAagttcaaaacaatttcataaaaaaacgatgcttaaattttaaaagggtCACTGGTCCACATATAAATATAAGTACCTTCAAATCAGGCTCCCTTAAATTAGCATGAAGCCAATCAACAGAAACAACCGGATCATTGGTGGAAAGAGATTGTGTCGAAAAATTACTTCTTATCTCAATTGCTGCAGAAGCCATTAAACGAGAAGGCTGACCAGAGGCCTTATATGTGGTATGGTAAGACCCAGCCTGTACACAGAACTCTCTCTTCTGCAAGTAACATAAAAGTACAGCGTAAGAACTGAGCCACGTGACCATAAAAACTATTACGAGATGAATCAGTGTGTTCGAAGTTAATGTCTTCACCAGAGCCAGAGGTACTCAATGACGGAGTAGTATCAAAATACCACAGAGCAACATGCCCATGTTAGTGAATTATTCAGTGTAGCCAAATTTCAAGTCAAAAAGAAAAGTACCCATCAGAGCATTAGATACTTTTAATGCATTATTTCGGTTACAGAAAACATAAACATaactagaaattaaaaataaaaataaaagacaaaCACCCAGAATAGATAACAATCTTAATCTTCTGCATATGCATTCCTTAAGTAGGaacagtaaaataaaaaatacatttttactaaagaaaagatgaaaatctCCAAAGCAATAGACAAAGCCCCATACAAAACTTGGGTGAagatataaaattgaaaaaaaaaatcagaactcAAACCCATTATACAAGTGATAGAATAATCACATGCAAGACAAAAGAAAAGGACTCACTTTTCAGATTTCCAGAAAGCAAAACCCATTAGAACAATCagaaaaaacccaaaataataattttgaaaagaaagAGAGAGGTTGTCACTTACATTGAAAAGATTAGAGAAAATCAAGGGGTTGTGAGGGAGAGACGAGGAGAATCGAATTAAGCGATGACCCAAAAGAGTTCTAGAGAGAAGGGATGATGCCATTTatgcacaaaacataaaaaaaagaaaaaagaaaaaagaaaaaaaaagagggctTGAGGCTGTTGAGAGAGATTATATATTTTGTCGTCTGCTTCAACAAGGGGTGAACTGTGGACACTGATAAGGACAATGTGTTGGTTTAACTCTATTTGGATTTGGAATTTAAAGGGGAAGCCGGTTCGGGTCGGGTTGTTTGCATATTCGATCCTTCCGGTTCGTTTTGAGTTGGGTTCAATCTGGGATCAAGTCCCATTTGCTTCGTAATTGCGTACGAGCCAATTAATGGCTGAGCAAGATTGGGCCTGCCAAAACAGCTTTTGGAAAATCAATTTGCATAATCACTTATTTCGGTAtccaattttataaataaaaaaacattttcgcagtcatttaagggtaatttactaataaaagccgtttttttttaaatttatcgaaatgggtcgattttttgattatttatcaGAATAGGCCATTTTCCGTGAAATCGCGTtcacgtcagcgcgatgttagGGTACGTGTCaagacatcgcgtccacgtcagcgcgatttgcttacgtggaaacaaatcgcgcctacgaggacgcgatttgctgacgtggatgaacagtttatgtttttaagcttggaaaactttgaaaggccataacttttggctcggttgtccgattgagacaatttttttttgatttcgaataacttttcgaaaaatatccttttttgcccctaaattttgatttttttggtttaaaattgaattttgaaacattcaaatcattatcttccttatttatttgaagtaaacaccggatctttttttacagaattgtcttatatcatcctgttataggtataagtcagctcattccacttttgagaagttccctaaaattttccattttattcaatttagtccctaaaacctaaatagtcatattttcaaatctaagcttcgtttttcaattcaaattcaatttcatccttccataacattcaaatattcttaaatacaaaaatttcatgctaattttgaaataattacactttagtccctatactcgtaactaacaaattatactttagaaattagtccctattcatcTCTAAGAAGTTTTTTAGCGCGTAGATCTCAaaaatttattcgaaataaaaaaatcgtctcaatcggacaaccgagccaaaagttatggcctttcaaagtttttcaagctaaaaaacataaactgttcatgccacgtcagcaaatcgcgtcctctaGGGCGGATTTCCATCCACATCAGCAAGTCACGCTGACGTGGACGTGATTTCCtagcgcgtaccctgacatcgcgctgacgtggacgcgatttcgcggaaaatggaccattccggtaaataattaaatagttggcccatttccgtaaattttgaaaaaaaaggacttttattggtaaattacccgtcatttaacttttttttaattggaTTGTTTATTAAATTATCTCAAAATAGATAGTAAAGTTAACATTTATTAAATTCTTTAATGTGATATACATATAGATTATTACATGagcaaataattaattttttaatttaaaaaatttaaaatatataaaaattatttaaaagtataaaatatattgttttaaatttttaattacttgCTAATGTATACATTAACaaagttaataaatattaatttttccattcattttgaGATAATTTGACAATCAAAACAAGTTCAAttgctaaaagaaataaaaaaaattaaataggaagctaaaataacttttttaaaagtttgaagaCCAAAAAAGCAATTATGCCAAATTATTTTTGGAAAATGGATTCACTTTTAGGGAAATTGGTATTTTCATGGTTTAgatgtttctacaatttttttttgataaatttttttgaaaaatatttttttaaagttttctttagtgaaataaactcaaaataaatatattggttacaaaatattataatattaccTTTTGACTATATAAATTGATTTTATGAtaagataatatttataataatgacAATGGATAGTGacacataatttaaattatataaattacatatataaaaatggACGGTGACACATTTGACTTAGAAAAGATAAATTAAGTTAACcattatttaaacaaatacttatatttatataattaaaatattaatataaatatttttcaataatttattaagaatattgtttaaaatttaaattattattttaaaattttatcattaaattaaaataaaatttaatattaaataatttattaaaataatgatttatattaatatttttattatattatatataaataattaaatatttatgtttagtaatattgaatattataatattttatattaatattttaagagTAAAGTACAGAAATGGTCACTAAAACATTGTCGGTGTTCTATTTTGGTCTCTGAACTTTTAAAGTTTTTTCCATTTTGGTCACTAAACTCTATGAAATCaaatattttcatcacataatgTTAAAAGCCGTTTGAATATTAATATAAGTGTTGACGTGAgctttttttattggtctaataacaaatttagctcccctaatgtttacatattctatcaatttgatcataaatataaaatattcaacaaatttagccctcaatgtttacaaatttttttcattttagttaaaattctaaaaatttaataaatttagtcatcaacatttacaaaatgataaattcttttctctcttttagaATATTAACTACGTTGTTTGTCAAAACACctaaaaatagatgaaaacatTCACATATGATAAATTTGCTGACATGACAATCCACATGATGCCAATGCTAAATCAATTTGTTGAAGAAGactaatatgtgtttgaaatttcCGATGTTTTGTTGAATAAAgtggtttaaataaaattttcaaacaattttttttgttgattttaagtttcaattttcattcatcaatttgaggcttcatttttgttttttttttgtttttttattcgtCAAAGAAGCTTTTTCGAGGTGATGGGtatgataaaaaaaacaaagaaaatgatattagtagttaaaaaaaattaaaacttcaaaaaaaataattgagaaattaaattaaaaaagtatgtTCCAAACAATTTTAGTGAAATATTAACTTATGcaaatactttataattttagtgaaatattgttttattttttaaaagaattttttatataaaattttaggatcaaattaatagaatataaaaatattatatggctaaatttgttattgaccaataaaaaaatttcatgttaGCACTTCCGTCAAATTTCAAACAGTTGTTAATTGTCAgtaacaaaaaatttattttaaatagtttagtgatcaaaataagaaaaataaaaaatttagtgacCAAAATAGTACGCTAACAATACTTTATTCATCATTTCTATACTTCACcctaaaaataatcaataaaaacaTCATTACTTTAAATGATGGATAATGGAGTAATAAagttataaatgaaaattttgcaatGGCTCAAACATTAAGCTTAGAAGAAAGGTCAGCGCACAGTTTTAATGTTTAGGTTGgatattcaaattcttgaagagaCGCTTGTAAAGCTACATCTACTCTACTCGATGAACATCCCTATGTAAGCATTTTCATTGGGATATTTTGAGTCAAATAGCAAGTATATTAATTGTAATGCTTCAATATATAGGAGGTTAAATGAAataaacaattaagaaataattgGGTCTTGATGGTTAACTGTTTAGTATACTCCTAAGAGATTTTAAGTTTAAACCACATctctctcatttcttttctttttaacttcAGCAACCAAGGATAAAAACcacattataataaatattaaatatggtgGAAATAAACCAAGAAAGGGCACCAACCCAAGTGGTTAAGCCTTTCATCTACCCTTGTTCCTAGGTTCAAGTCACGCTGATATCCTTCCCATTTCCTCTCATTGGGTATTCAATAACTTAAATTAAAATCCTAAGTTACTTTTCAATAACTTTTTCCTAACTATACTTTGATTCTAATTACTTTTCAAACCTAAATTAAAATCCTCTTTTTTCTTCCCGTTAAAATTCGTCctcttctttcattcttttcttttcataaaatttttacatTCTTTTGTTGGAAATTGATCTCTTGGAAACCCAAGTCAAGATCAATTCTCATTTGAACTGGTTTCTTCATTGATCGTTAGATCTATCAAAAAAACCTTCATAATCCTATTAAAGATCAGTAAGTATTCTTATTTCTAATTATGTAGCACTTTAGAATTTTGGAACAAAATCATTCTTGTCAATTTTCCAAAATCGGTTTCGAATCTTTTATGAGTTTTCCTGAAAATCTTGAGAATCTTGAAAACAATATCCAATTCTCATGTAAATATCATCTAAAAGACTCGCTGTAGGTATCCCAAATTAGTTTTGGACAAGAGGATCATCGTTCGATACCCGAAAGTctggtgtgtgttcttttacaagcaaATCGAGGCAAAACCGTGTCTAGAACAGTTTGCTTCTCACACGGGCATGACCTTTCCACACGGGCTACCACACAAGCATGTGGACCACACAACCATATCCCCCTACAAACCCTGGGATAGTTTTCTTCTCACACGGGCACGACCCTTCCACACGGTCTGCTACACGGGCTTgtggaccacacggcctaccacacaacTATGTGCCTTGGAAACCCTAGTGTAGTTCATAAACCACACGACACCAGTTTGTTACACAGCCATGTAACCCTTCTATATGGCCTGAAGCATcacacacagccatgtgcccctattttttaaattttatagttttacccaGAGTTTTACGTTTTATATATATTAGTCATTGAATGGTCCCCcaactatttttagtgttttgttttattcaattaagcCTTTAATAACATGAAAAATGCTAGAATccatgatataattgattgaatcATTATTGTGAATGCATGATATGTGATTGTTACATATCCACCCACTATCATTATATTTCTGATGTACTGATATTGTTATGCAAAACCATGACGATACTGATTGCATGAGATACATACCACTGTTACCGTTAAATCGAACATATGATAAGCAAATTTGTTGCTACTGTTATGatatattataaacataataattgCTACTATATATGCTTGATATAAGTATGTTAATGCTACCATACTTAATTGTTATAGAAtgttatgttgcattgcatggggtgggatgtTTGAACGGAGGAAGTAGTCGATAGTTTATTTACTCGACCAATGGTTTATCCACAACGTATTCTAGTCGGCAATCATCTACTCGACCTTGTGGTTTAATCACAATGTATTCTACTCGATAGTCATTTGATCGaccagtggtttatccacaacgtaTTTTAGTCAGTAGTCATCTACGCAACCAGTGGTTTATGCATAACGCATTCTAGTCAGTAGTCATTTGTTCgactagtggtttatccacaaaatATTAGCAGCTTTTACCTGCACAGAAGGATGGTTCATCCACCaatatatttgtaacaccctaaacccggcctaaacattagggtcgaatctggtgatgtcacattgtaacacctcttacctgtattcaacgctggaatagggtacaaggcattacta
This region includes:
- the LOC107920340 gene encoding thiosulfate/3-mercaptopyruvate sulfurtransferase 1, mitochondrial isoform X2; this translates as MASSLLSRTLLGHRLIRFSSSLPHNPLIFSNLFNKREFCVQAGSYHTTYKASGQPSRLMASAAIEIRSNFSTQSLSTNDPVVSVDWLHANLREPDLKVLDASWYMPDEQRNPIQEYQVAHIPGALFFDVDGISDRTTKLPHMLPSEEGFAAAVSALGIHNKDGLVVYDGKGIFSAARVWWMFRIFGHDRVWVLDGGLPRWRASGYDVESSASSDAILKASAASEAIEKVYQGQTAGPLTFQTKFQPHLVWTLDQVRRNIEEKTHQHIDARSKPRFDGAAPEPRKGIRSGHVPGSKCIPFPQMLDASQTLLPADELKKRFNEEGISLERPFLTSCGTGVTACILALGLHRLGKTDVPVYDGSWTEWGAESDTPVDTSS
- the LOC107920340 gene encoding thiosulfate/3-mercaptopyruvate sulfurtransferase 1, mitochondrial isoform X1; the encoded protein is MASSLLSRTLLGHRLIRFSSSLPHNPLIFSNLFNKREFCVQAGSYHTTYKASGQPSRLMASAAIEIRSNFSTQSLSTNDPVVSVDWLHANLREPDLKVLDASWYMPDEQRNPIQEYQQVAHIPGALFFDVDGISDRTTKLPHMLPSEEGFAAAVSALGIHNKDGLVVYDGKGIFSAARVWWMFRIFGHDRVWVLDGGLPRWRASGYDVESSASSDAILKASAASEAIEKVYQGQTAGPLTFQTKFQPHLVWTLDQVRRNIEEKTHQHIDARSKPRFDGAAPEPRKGIRSGHVPGSKCIPFPQMLDASQTLLPADELKKRFNEEGISLERPFLTSCGTGVTACILALGLHRLGKTDVPVYDGSWTEWGAESDTPVDTSS